One genomic segment of Impatiens glandulifera chromosome 6, dImpGla2.1, whole genome shotgun sequence includes these proteins:
- the LOC124941713 gene encoding uncharacterized protein LOC124941713: MESLGWRGAVVIHSNGRRDQKTEFLVKSMATQKPIPSAAKTVSSKKSSIVFPIGESPRNSSTSSGSSSIKLLTRVEQLRLLTKAEKAGLLSAAEKLGLSLSSIEELGLLSKAEELGVLSAATDPNLPGNILSLSLVLLILGPSFAFLVPEDYPWQVALQVVVGLISVLGGSAAFAASNLVSNLQRSS, encoded by the exons ATGGAGAGCTTGGGTTGGAGAGGAGCAGTGGTTATCCATTCTAATGGAAGAAGAGATCAAAAGACAGAATTTCTAGTCAAATCCATGGCTACCCAAAAACCCATTCCATCTGCCGCAAAAACTGTTAGCTCCAAAAAG AGTTCTATAGTTTTCCCAATTGGGGAGAGCCCAAGAAACAGCAGCACTTCATCAGGaagttcatcaatcaagctgtTAACAAGGGTGGAGCAGTTGAGGCTTTTAACCAAAGCTGAGAAGGCTGGTTTGCTATCAGCTGCAGAGAAATTGGGGCTTTCACTTTCTTCAATAGAGGAATTGGGACTCCTCTCGAAGGCAGAAGAACTTGGGGTTTTGTCAGCAGCAACTGATCCAAACCTTCCGGGAAACATACTTAGCTTGAGCTTGGTTTTGTTGATTTTGGGTCCTTCTTTTGCCTTTTTGGTGCCTGAGGATTATCCTTGGCAAGTTGCTTTGCAAGTTGTGGTTGGATTGATCTCTGTTCTTGGTGGTTCTGCTGCTTTTGCTGCATCTAATCTTGTATCAAATTTGCAGAGATCTAGTTAG